In the genome of Fusarium poae strain DAOMC 252244 chromosome 1, whole genome shotgun sequence, the window ATGAAGGTGACTCTCCAAGCCTTTGAAGGAGTCAGGCCGTGGTTGGCAACCAGAGAGTCAAAGACAGCAGGCATAATGAAGTAAGTGCTTTGGAATAGTTAGTACATATTCGTGTAAGTCATTTCTTTGTGGAAGTTTCGTGTCGTGAGTGAGGAGTACTTACATCCCACCACCAGCGTTTCCCCATCCTCCAGCGAGAGCGTTGGCAGTACCAACTACGTTCTTGTCAAAGAACCCAGTACACCATACCTGGCAAGGCACAAATGTTGCACCTAGAATACCGATGAAGAATCGAGAGACGTATAAACCGGTTGCACTGTTGACAAGTGGTGCAAGACCGATAGGTAGACATCCCAGGAGGATCAAGTAAGCGAAGACGCGTCGAGGGCCGTACAAGTCGCATAGAGGACCAGTCAAAAATCGGAGGAAGAACGTagcagagagagaaacaATATTGGAGTTTGCAATTTGAGCTGGTGTAAGATGGAGATCTTCTTTGATAGTGACTGTCAATAGAGGGGGAAAAGTGTACCTGGTATCCTGTCAATATACCACAACAGCAGTACTTGGACTTTTTCAACTTACCAAGCCCAGAAAGCGAGCATAAATCCAAGCCATGAGAAAGAGAACACTCTGCCGTACATGTCGATAGGGTTGAGCATTGGTACACTTCGTGCTTTTCTACTGATGGGGTTGACCTCAGGGGCCTTCCACAGGTGGGAAATTTGAAATCCCATCTTGAACAAGTGGGTCGAACAATTTGGAAAGCCTCAAGCTAGATAATTTGTAATCTTTCAAGGTATTGAGAATGATTTGCGAGGATTTGGAGGGTCTTGATTATCCCTGAGTtgcttgttgatgttgagctTGAATAGTCTTTCAAACTGGATGATGCTCAGGACATATATAGCACGATTGTGTTGTATACTTCGTAGGCCAAGTTGTGCAAAAACATTAAAAATTGTATCTCCGGTTTTCCTAGAACTATCTTTGGGATATTGAATCGATAAGAAGACGACAGCTTGGCTGTGCTGTCTTTGAGATGGTAACGAGCGAACGGTGCAGTGATACTCGGAGGCCCGGAGATGCACAACTCACTGAAGCCTGCACAGAATTCCTCGTTAATCCGATAAGAACTGGGCTGATATGATGTAGGCTAAGAGCGGCCCGTTGTAGTGCGGTGTTGTAGAGCCTCGGTGGTCGATAGTTGATAGTCTTGCGTgtgtgtaattgagctttcattgaccctgctcttagggtTGATAGTCTTGCAGTCCCCTAAACAGTGAACAATCAACTTTGATGAGCTCCGAATGCGATACGCATCCAAAGATGTTTTGACAAAGTTGGCGAGTCCTTCTCAAGTCCTAGTTATCATGCTATGTGCCCTGGCAAGCAAGTCCCGAATGGCTTTTTGGGCCTCAAGGCGTAATCACTCAAGCGAGGGTGAATAGCCAGATAACCAAATTGGATTAACCGGCAGAGATAACAGTTGGACGAATAGTATTCATCAACATGTGCCTTTTATTTCCAGCCCATGTCTCAAACAATGCAAGTATGCGAGTTGAATGACGAGACGCTTCCTTGCTAGACATGACGAGATAAGAGCTGCAGCATCACCGAGTACTAGTCCATACGGTCATGTACCGAAACTACTTAACAGAACCAGAACCTTAAGATGAAAGCCAAGGTGCTCACGTCGTTGCCGTCTGATAAGCTAATCGTCTGTGTTCAAATGCCCAACATGTAATTGGCCATATGCCAGGGTGCCTGGGCGTAACGGCTGCAGCAAGGGCGATCAAACAAGAGCCGCGATAAGGAACAAGGCTATTGCGATCCCCTAGCCGCTATAGAGAGGCTTGTTTCAGTGGCCTGAATGGAACTCAGAAGGGCGGGAGATAAGACCGTGGTGGTATTTGGAGAACTGAAATGTGAATCTCCGCGGAGTAAAGGTGTGGCGGGGTAGGGTCATATATATACCACACCGCAGGCTATAGCTTCAGCGATAAAGGACAGGAACGCTGGAGATAAGCAACGTTTTTGAACGTTGGCATTTTCGAGAAGGGAAGCCGAGGGTTAAACCAGATACGGCAATGCGTTAGGGAATTGTCCTATCTCGTCGCGGGCGTAAAGAAATGATGGTACCACGCGTGCGATGCTCTTCGTATTGGACCCCCAACCCCGGTCCCTCGCCTTTATATAAAGCTGTTGCGGCACCCGAAAATGTTCCAATGGTATACCAGAAGATGGTATAGTATATGTATTGCATACTATGCCGTCATTTGGCATAACTTCCATCATCAGCGACACGATGGAAGAGCAGTCAATCGGGATTGTGCCTCAGTGAGCAACCTCACGCGCCGCCTGTTGATCATGTTGCTCAGGCGGCATGTATAGAATGCTCAGCGCagcaataaaaagaaattagaATCGTCCAGATCTTGAACAAGCTGACGACTAGCGAAAGCCATATAGCCACTTGGCACTGGGGGTGGTTGAGCAACCACTAAGGGCGCTGAGAAACTGTATTTGAGTTTAACATCTTCAAGGATCTGACCCTGGAAGAGTCCCGGGTCGTCGCCCGCTTGGACGTGTCTCAACTAACATGGTTTCTTGAGAGAAGTATTTTTCCGTTGTTACTGGATCATCTTCTTTTCTGGAAGCATAAAACTGTCAAAGGTTGTAGAGCAATGGCGTCAGTGGAAGAGTGGAACTGAGTGTTTAATCCACGCGCCGAAATCGGCAAAAGGAATAAGGCTAGAAAGACGGAACGAATGCTTAACTTATGCAATCGCGCTGGAGTTTCAGTGAGAATTAGCACTTTAGAGGCTGTAACTTGTagctttcttctttctaGGTACATATCATTAAAAATATTCTTCATCATGAAGCCCAGACCTTTATTACAACTCAAACTTGGATAAAGCCATGATTCCTCTTGGAGCAATCATTTTGAGGGAATCACAGAAAGTCGAAGACGATCATTATGCTAAACTATATACGGTAAGAGGGGCACTTAAACTCTCTTCTCTGACTGGAGGATAGAAGGGTTAGGCTCTGGGTTTTTTTCCGATTTTTTTGCGTAAacattttttttcttaatgaCTCGGGCCCGTGGAGGGGCAGCTCTTCAAGagttttgttttctttggTGGGGGATACATTTTTAAACTTGCgattgttgttcttctttctcctcaAACCTCCAGTTTTTGGTCAAAGTTGAATCAAAACAAACCAAATCAACCCCGATTTCTCCAAAGGTGAGTCTCTTCTCTCCAATATGCTTTAGTCTCATCATCACGTGGCGCCCATCCTTTGCTCTGACGGCATCGTATCCCCCCTCGTCactccaaaaaaaaaacgctGGTAGTACGGCTCATAGCAAAAATTATGTGGGGTTTACTCTCGGTGTGTCTTCACCTTGTTAGACTCATgagaaagtaaaaagagacagagacagagatattcatcaaatcaatcaatttgTCAAGAAACGTATGTGACTGACCATGAGATTTCAGATCAAACCCTGCTTTCGCAGTCTGAATCTAAACTTGAGAACATTTGCAATGGCTTCATCAACCGTCCCCAAGACCTGCAAGGTCATCACTGCTGAGACCATCGCCAAGGGTTTCCTTGGTGAGGTCAAGGACACACTGGCCAAGATCCAAGGCGAGAACCCGTGCACGCCTACCTTGGCTGCTTTCCTCGCCAACGGTGATCCCGCTGCTGTCAAGTATGCTGAGTGGTCCAAGAAGACATGTGAAGAGAAGTGAGATATTCCTCTGTGTAGCTTGAATATCGCCCTGTCTATCGGGTGATGGCTACCCCCTGACCTGGCGCTAATGTATACCATAGCGGCTTCAACTTTGACCTCCGAACTGTGGACAAGGAGCTCCTCGAGGAGGAGATCATGAAGGCcaatgaagatgaggatgtcGACGGCATGATCGTCTACTACCCCATCTTCCCCAACAACCCTTCTCACGACAAGTACATTCAGGAGTCTGTCGATCTCGGCAAGGACGTCGAGGGTCTTCGACACCAACACATCCACAACATGTACCACAACATCCGCTTTATTGACCCTCCCGAGAACCGCAAGAAGTCCATCCTCCCTTGCACTCCTCTCGCAGTTGTCAAGATCCTCGAGTACCTGCAGATCTACAACCCCATCCTGGCTTCCGGCAACCGACTCTACGGCAAGACCATCACCGTCATCAACCGATCCGAGGTCAACGGTCGACCTCTCGCTGCTCTCCTCGCCAACGACGGTGCCACCGTCTACTCTGTGGACATCACCGGTGTCCAGGTCTTCACCCGTGGAGAAGGTATCAAGAAGGCTCGCCACCTTGTCCAGGATAAGGAGGGCTGGAAGCTCGAGGACTGCCTTCCCCTCAGTGATGTTGTTATCGGAGGTGTCCCCGTCGAGTCTTTCAAGGTCCCCACCGAACTCATCCGCGAGGGTGCCGTCTGCATCAACTTTTCGTCTTACAGAAACTTTGACGGACCCGCCATCAAGGAAAAGGCCTCTATCTACGTGCCATCAGTCGGCAAGGTTACCATTGCTATCCTGTTGAGAAACCTGGTTGTAAGTGTCACTCGTCCACCATACGACAAGCCATGTGATACTAACCATTTAGCGCCTCATTGCCAACCGACCCTCCAAGGATGAGTCGCAGAAGAACGTCGAGGCCCGAGCTGAGGCTTTTGCCGACGACTAGACTAAATGCTTTTTCTCAGGTgtgaaagagaaaaagaaagatctTTTGGGAGGAGGGTTATGATTGCTTTGAACTAGATTACGGAAAGAAAACTCATAGGGATACATGTTTTGCGAAAACAAGGAAAATGCATTTTGTTCAGGAGTTGCTATAGATGGGATATATCAAAAAATGGGATGATGGGATGACCGCGGAAGACTGTTTCACCTTGAGATCTTGTGAGATGTGACAAGCCAACCCGTATTCTGGCTTGCATCACAAACCTGTAAAAACTTGTAAAATAATGGATGGGCTGAGAAGCTGAGTCTTGCTTTGTCTTAGTTGTTCTGTTCTGCTAAGTATTTTGTGCGTAGCTCAGTCAGCCCAGGACTCGGGCATggctttcttttcctttctcgTAGGATCGAGGCGTCATTTATTGAAACACAAATTAAGTACGGAGTATGGCGGACCTATTGACGATGAGATCGGATACTTGCTGAGATATGATAGCTGTGCTACTTTATTACGTATGACTGGCCAACATCTATTTTAAAGCCACGAAGATCGGGATTGCTTTTTTTGCATTACAGGTAGGTCTTGGTGATCATTTCAATCGGTTTCGAATGGACTATGCTATCATTCACCCTGGAATAACTGGGTGTTTTCAACTTGGAAGTTTGATTAAGCTGTTCTTAAAATGTTCCAGAAGTTTTCCTAAAACGAGGATATCCTGGCAACGCGGTGATTGGATTGGCGCCCCTTTCTCTTTACATTAGTACATACCCtaataccttagtagttatCGCGCCCAGTCCTTGGGCTGGTTCGTGGTCTGTACTACTACGGATACATACGTGGTAATCCCGGTCTATAATAAAGGAAATTGCTTGGTGCAACATTGTAGTTTTTGATCAGCTTAGTTTATCCATAGTACCGGAGAACGCAACCTAATTAGAGATTGTCTGCGCTTTCTTATTAAGGATGGATAATATTATCATCATCTACTATTGCATGTCTTGTCCCTTTCCTTCAGGAGAGTCATGAATGACAAGCAAGACTTACGCAACCTGAGCTAGTACAGAGCACGGATAGGTACAGTATCCATACCGAGGTAGAAGCGTACGACGCGACAAGTTCTTATGGATACACTGCAGATCTTTGCACGACTTGTTTCTGCGTACACCTACTAAGAACTTGGTGGACTAGACATGGTCGTTTTCATCATGCGCGGCGCCATACACCATTGTTTCAATCGGCCACCAATCAAAAGACTCAGGACAACACCCTGAAGAGAAAAAACAAAGTGCCCCAAGTCTACAGCAAAACAAGGCATAGGTCCCCCATATTTCCCGTTTTGCGCAACGACCCGGGCCAGTCCAGTCAATTTCTagtctaggtacctaggtagtagtTAGTCCTCAGGTCGGTTAGTGAGACGAGACTCTACCTAGAAAGCTGGCCGTCCAGGCGGCGCCAGCGCCAAAAAATTGAAAGAAAGAGTCCACCTAAGTCATTCCATTCCAAGACGTTGCTGGTAAACTATTTTTGAGAGGTTGACTCGAAACCTAAAACTGGGCGACTATGCTTGTGTCTAACGGTTTTCTTTAACGTCTTAACAATCATCATATAACATCGTCTGCTTGCCCACTACCCACCTACTAATCCACTCATACTGCAGTCTCCATCCTATGCTGTTGTTATTTAAGATCTGTGGAGAAGCTGCATATAGAGGTCTGAGTGTCAAGGCCGAGCTCAATTAAAAGGGTACGTACCAAGCTGCGATCCATTCCAATAAGGGAACCCCAACgtccatcaccatcattcTTTCCATCCATAGGTTCAGTTCAATTGCTTTTCCACTTTGGATGCTGTCCCTCACTCGTTTTCACGgccgtttttttttttttggattGGACATGCCTATGTAATTGGACCCTTGTCTTTGGCTAAC includes:
- a CDS encoding hypothetical protein (BUSCO:32356at5125), whose amino-acid sequence is MASSTVPKTCKVITAETIAKGFLGEVKDTLAKIQGENPCTPTLAAFLANGDPAAVKYAEWSKKTCEENGFNFDLRTVDKELLEEEIMKANEDEDVDGMIVYYPIFPNNPSHDKYIQESVDLGKDVEGLRHQHIHNMYHNIRFIDPPENRKKSILPCTPLAVVKILEYLQIYNPILASGNRLYGKTITVINRSEVNGRPLAALLANDGATVYSVDITGVQVFTRGEGIKKARHLVQDKEGWKLEDCLPLSDVVIGGVPVESFKVPTELIREGAVCINFSSYRNFDGPAIKEKASIYVPSVGKVTIAILLRNLVRLIANRPSKDESQKNVEARAEAFADD
- a CDS encoding hypothetical protein (TransMembrane:1 (o26-47i)); translation: MIPLGAIILRESQKVEDDHYAKLYTLFKSFVFFGGGYIFKLAIVVLLSPQTSSFWSKLNQNKPNQPRFLQRSNPAFAV